Within the Solenopsis invicta isolate M01_SB chromosome 11, UNIL_Sinv_3.0, whole genome shotgun sequence genome, the region gaaaattttaaaataaaatagattgaaACAACCCTAAGCGCTagaatattcctagaatattattaaaagttaaaataatatttcgagaatatactatttttttaatattaaaggaaTATTATGTCAATGTCATATATCcgtttttattgtataatatttgtggtatattatttcatccgtgaaatattatataaaaatgttcgaATATTATTTCgaccaaaaattaatgtgaattattatgcgtaaaatattcaaaaactttataattattacatttaaaagttataatatgcccgctaatttaaaatattgaagtaaataatattattgacttctcatataatattcatataatatttcaggaaggctatttaatattaaataatatcataacGCTTGTAGGCTAAATGGCAAGCTAGCATTTATGAATTCAACTCTAAACGTTAAACAAAACAATGAATATAAAAGTACGTAGTCAATTACTTTAAACTGTTAttggtaaattattaaaaggaTTATTAActcttgaaaatttataaacttcgttaaaaaaaagaagaatataaataagatcatcaaataagattttttttatcttcacgCCCGACCCGTTTTTCTACCAAGGCACGATCTCCGAGCATACGATATTCCCTATATCGTTTCTTTCTCTCGGTCCGCGATCCGCTGAATGTTGACTCGTCGTTATAACCGGTTCGGCGGTCGGTCCGCGCATTTTTCTTGCCGCACGAGGTGCGTGCCTCGCGTGACGCAACTCCCTCGACACATATTGCCTCCGGGATATCGGATGGAAAGATGCATCCATGGCCCGGCACGTCCTACGCAAAACTAGGACACGCAATCGACTATGCCATAGTGTCTCTTCTCTACGAAGTGTCCTTCGAGACCTCTAAATTCCGAAGAGCGGTGCGATTTTCCGCGGGTCCTGGCGAagcatacacgcacacatacacatactaCGCGAGATCGACCGACGATCTGTCCTGACCCAGAAAGAGCGAATCCAACCGGAGCTCTACCGGGTGGAACCGCGGCtttcaatttttgcaaaatcgCACCGTAACGCCAGATCGCATTCAAATGCAAAACTTTTATCACGCAGCGGAATGCGCGCCGATCGTCGCGGACGCGATGCAACAGCCATCCCATGAATAATTTAATGCCCGACATAGCTCCATTGTCGTGTACTAATGACTGTGCGCGACACACCGATCCCGCGCAGATCGGCTCATTACCATTACGCATTCCAccctttattttaaaatcgagATGAAACAGTTTCCGATGTGAACGCGAGAATTCAGGAACGGTGCGCGAGATTGGAATTTGATGTCGGTTTTTGAAAATGCAGTAAATCAATTGaacatttatcatatttaaaaaattaaatagcgatctagatatgtaatttttttgtatcaagGTAAATGTATGTAACTCCGTTATCCAAcgagaaaattttgaattaaatttgcaatttaacaAGAGTTCATTACTTGCTTAACTGCGCTTCATGATcacgaattattaaaatttttaattgaattacaTCAACCGTATCTCAAGACAAGATACACTTTCCAAATGATCGATCAGTAATAAAAATGCTTACGCAAAGGCATGAGAAAGTTTGAAAGCGTCTTAACATCATTTTTTGACACAACTACAGATTGGGAACCTAAGATATAAAAGTTGCATTTAATCCTTAGTCACACTGACTAGAAATATTAAAGCctaattttgtgaattttttgtagaaaaatggaaaaatttagAACAGtcggatttattttattataaaaaatttttttctctctctttatcatTCAAATTTTAACCCGGAATTcatataatcataaataattttcaatttttaatagaaagaaaaaaatgaataaatttgtgAGCTATAATTAATGAACTTTCAatcaaagatttaaaattattcatgataATTATGAACACTAGCCTTTGAGaagtaatttaagaaataattataattttagactaCAATTCCGCCACGCAAACGTGGGGTACGTTACCTCATCAATGTGATTAAGAGTTGAATATGCAAACACAATAATCCTTTCTTTGGTATATTACAAATTGCAAGAAGAAAGGTCAATAATGTGAGATCTTAGCAATTATTATTCGAATATTGAAAAACTTGCTAagcgaatttaattaaattaaaaaatcggacttaattaaaaaattatctttactgTTCATTTAGCAACTAATGTCGATTCCCTCCGTAGctcatacaaataaaattgcGCATAAGCATTATACTCATCAAGGTCACTATCAGCTTAACGAacgttaaaatgtttaaatctaCACGGAGAAAAACAATTTatcgaaaaactaaaatattcagtCCGAcacgtgcaactaaatattgaattggtttaattaagtcttggttaaaaaatttgaatagttaATATTTGACATTGAATAAACTATACCTTTTTTTTCGTGCAAATAACTGTTGACTTAACCCAATGTTTAGTTAATCgcatcggactaaatattttaatgttttaacaaaCCCTTTCTCAGTGAAAGACAACAATAAAATAAcctcttaaaataatttattacttctatttaattctaatatacgagatattttagagagagagaaatttaaaataaatcaatcagCAGTTAtataaacgattaaaaaaaaaaagagtataaaacgccaactttaaaaattctaaaattcaaTCTATGAAATACGAACGAGTCGACGAATCGTAAGAGATTTACGAAACGCAAATTATTAGTTTCGCCTTCCCGTTAATCAAAGACAAAGCGGCTTTTTCCTCGCGTTATATTACGGCGAGCGTCGCCGATCCATCGGACAGGACTCCCGGTACTCCGGTACTCGCTTCGATGCAGGTGCGACGAACGCGAACGGGCCAGCGTCGCGCACCGACGAAACAAAGCCGGTTACATTGAAAAAGGGATTCGCGCGGGACGCGGGTACGTCCGCGAAGAGCAAGAGTAACCGTGAGGAATTTTACCTGCATCGCTTCGGCATCGTTTGCGTCCCGTTTCGCTGCTCCGCGACGACGGCCGTGCAAGTACCTCCGTTTGCCGcgtctctcactctttctctctctccccctctctctcctttctctctcgtaACGACGAGAACCTGAAGGTCTCGAACTAAACGGCGGCCCTTGCGACACGCTGACCTTCCTCGTGCTCTTCTCGCGAGATCCCTCGATCAGCAGATCGCGCACCGCGAGTATCTCGGCACCGAACCGGCCGCGAGTTCAACGTAATCTCCGCGGCGACCGGAATACCGAGATAACGTACACACGTGTCCCACGGCGTCGACCCAACTGAATTTCAGGCTACTGCGGCTCCTTCTCTTTATTCTCACCTGGCGCGGACAGGTGCTGCAGGTGGCACCACCTTCCGATCAACGACCCCCTGCCGCTTACCGATCTATCCTGCTGCGTTCCGGAGAATGACCGTGAGAGCAGgggaaagagaaggagaaacgCTCTTTATCTCTTTATGCTGAAGCAATTGATTATTAAGGAAAATAGTGTCGAgagataaataagaaaaaaaattcatgagcAGCGCGTAGAATTCCTTTTCCATTTGCCGATTTTTACGAAACTCGCATAAATCTTTCTTGGGCCACATTAATCACGTTCGTAGAAAAGAAACCGGGAAATAAAAACAGAAtccccttttttttctaatggACCAAGAtcaagataatatatttatatgagcaaaaaaaatggttaaaggttcgtcaaaatattgaaatagaaaGCCTTTCGTCCGATGAAGGTTTTCTTAGGAAGTCATTTTTTTCCCTCTGACCCCACGACTTTTAGGAAACTGTTTCCTTGTCGGTTCGCACTTAGGAAACTTCTCCTGGTCCCCGACTCTTGGGGGAAGctattttcctatttttttgcaaaaacccGCAGGGATAACCGTAACGAATTTTTAACCGCGTTTTTGCTCGCACACGCGGGTGTTTCGGGCTCAGCGAGACGCTCTTCCGGGTCTCGGCTCGTAACAAGCTACTTTTTCTTCTCGTGCAGCGTCTCAAGGAGAGAATGCAATGGTACTGCtattcttttgtacaaaagagaaCGACCGCCACGAATTTTTAACCACGAATACGCGTGCGAGCCAAAGAGGAGCTCACCGGCCCTTTTACTTTTACCAGACAGATGGTTCTTTTTTATCGCGAAACGATCTGAGAAGCCGATTGGTATTTCTACTTTTTTACGCGGCTGACCCAGGAATGACCACGAACTTTTAATCATGTTTTCACTCATGCGTTTCGCACGGAAGAAAGCCTTGCCGACTCTTTGCGCTGGgcaaaattttttacgaaagctacttttttttcttccaatttCTCACAATTTTTAGGCAACTATACGCGGTCTGTTTGATGTTTGCTCTGAATTTTAACGATGCAAAATATGTGAATTTGTAGAAAAGAAACtatatatcacaaaaaataaatgtattacatgaaaatctataaaatacatCATTAATGTAAATTCATTTTCAATTAGCAATATGtaccgtatatatatataaaatgcacaTAATATTACAGAGATTTAATAATTTGCTAAGAAACGTTTCTCAGCTTCACTGGATTTTACAAGTAGCAAAAAAGCTGGTGTACCACCGCGAATTACGAacctgaaaaatttatttgacattaaaaataaGCTTCGGCTCACATCTTGCTTATAAAACATATTGCCAATAAATGCTCACTGCTTGTCTTGTAATATTTCGCCCAACGTGAGTTGAATGTCTGCTTTATGAACGGAGCGTTTATATTTTccttcaaaatatacatttatattttctacagtatAACGATGTTTTGTATCCCACTCTGGAGGCTCCTCGAACAGTTCAATTAATTGTTCGATTAATCTATGaacgattaaaaatatattttaacacagtaaaaattatatatctttttacaataaaaaaaacgtacaaTGTATCCTCGTGAAAATTTTGTATGAAGTCTATTTGCTGAGTCTCTGGATATACAATCATCACTGGCCATACAAGCCTGTTCTTCTCGTCAAAGTGCACTCTGCTTTGAGCTATTTCTGGTACTTGAGGTTCCAGATCTCTAAGTTCCAACTTCTGTTTATCATCTGTCAATTCTAAACTAATACCTTTCTGAGAAATCATTTCTAACAATCTCACATCCTCCTTGTCCAATTTTTTCTCTGCTTTTTCTTGCTTTCTCTTGTCTCTTCGCAAACGCTCCTTCGAGAGCAAAGTGACAAACAGTAAGAATAGAAACTTTTTTATTGTGTCTTCATATaccttaatttttatattaatataacttaTCAATAACTTACTCTTGCAATAACAGCATCAGactttaatttcaatattgtttTATCAGTTGGACTATGCTCAAGGAACTGGTCACATAAATCTATGCATTGGTCATAATCTTTAATATGAAAACTACAAGTGGCAGCTCTGCTCAAAGCCTTTGGATACTGTGGCTTAAACTTTAAAGCCAATTTACAGTCATTCAAGCATgatctgtaatttttattatattaaaatataagctCTATCATTAGCAACAAACATTCAATAAATTCGATCACATCTACCtataattttgcaacatgaAATGAGCAGCAGCTCTGTTATTATAAAGTTGAGCCATCAAATCATTGTCTTTGCATTTGGTTCTTATTCCCTCTGTATAGCTAAGAATAGCGAGGCGATACTTcttatacttataattaaagTTTCCATCCTCCTTGTAATTGTTTGCCAATTCTGCGTTGAAAGTATGTGAATGAGAATACTTTGCACAGATGGCAAACAGCGTGTGCTTTTCGCGTAAGCGTTAAGGACAAGGTTTCATAAGTAATCTAACATGTAACGAAAAGAAGAACGCACCTTCGGGAGTATTCTCATCCTCTCCGTACTTGAGCTGTTGCAATCCCTCCATCAAGGGGGACAGCTCGTCGCCGGGTTCCGGCGGCTTCTTCATAAAGAAAGGGTGCTTCTCCATCTCCTCTTGCCACCTGTCCTCCGGCCATCCCTCCGCGTAACTCTTTCTCTCCAAGCTATTTATGTACTCGTCCAATTCGGCGTCCAATTTCGCGGCAAGCTCCAAACGTTCCTGCTCCGTCCagatctttttcttttcatcgACTTTATCCCCTGCCTGCTGCATATTGTTTTCACAAAAGAAATTCACAGTGCCCGAATTTACATACGAGTGAACTTTTCTAAAATACGACTCGTCTGCgatgataaataattaacaattaagtGGCTCGCGTATGTTGCTTAGTTCATAATATTGCTCGACGCGCAAGACATAACCTCAAAGTCTACCGCTTGCGACATCACGTGAGTGGAGAAGAGCAGACGATAATTTATTCCTGATTTTACCGACCATGCGTGAGGATTTCGCCTGCAGATGGCGCTGACTGTGCTTTTCCATTGTTTTTTAAGAGATTTTTCacgcagaaataaatatatttttttacacgttttttAACAGTATGGAATAAAATGATAATCGAGTGTTAAGCAGGATTGGATAAGTTAATGTTcctttttaactaaattaaagttaaagttgatgacaaataaaattaatttagttacattaaaagttatatgaacaaaaaactaacttatttaaaaattacattaaaagattagattaacttaagttaaataaaaagttaaatttgtaaagcatgatttatattaaattagaaagtagttttttaaaattagattagtcaaaaaagttataatatgggtcatcaaataaatttaactaatgctattattttatatatttttaactatgctattatttaactttattacttaacttgtaatttttaaactactACTCAATCCTGGTAGATCGAAATGATTATAAAtagatgaaaataattattgaggTGTTATTACAGACATGTAGAAAAAGAGTAAATGAAGGACGaaggtataaaattttattataaataatttaaattataaaatgtataacattattaaaagaacAAATTAATTACATCAAATAATACGACTATAAAACAAAGTGTATCActaattaactaataaattatatcaaaacaatttatataacgACCTTGATGAAATATATTTGTTGCACGTGAATAATAATTCATAATCATGCAACTGGTTTTAGATTAAGCCAATACGAGATTGTAACAAGAGCAATTCCATGCCTGTGATATTGGAATCCAGCGCAGCGCTCAATAAATATCATACGAAATTTTTGGACGCTACGTTTCTCAAATTTCAATTTGCGTTTGCAATCTGCCGCCTGACATAAATCCCAACTTTTAACTTTACGACGCATGGATTCGGCATTGTTGATAACAAAACGGCCATTTCGATACAAATTCCTCAAATAACATTTTCACACAATTAACTCGTTTTCtgcaacttaaaaaaaaaaacgatttattttgctttattttcaaaaattctattctAGGATCGACTTTGGggttttttaaaagaaaagcaaCAATGCATTAACTATGAGGGCACACAATTACTATTGTTACACACCGTATTGTACAGCTGTACTAACGCTATTATGTCCCCGTTAATTCAGACCGATCAATTCTAAACTCTCAATAATTCAAAGTATGCTCAAAGAGTATGTATGGAGTCAGTTACGCCGATGTTGATGTAACCTACATTAACTCGATCTCTTTCTTCGtctattttttaaacgaatatgTTAATTCAGAATGAAGGACACATTCTAATTTAGAATAAagaaatatgctttaatttcaAACTAGTCCATTGTTAGCTGAAGATAATACGTAGCgtcaaaaatattgtaaaagtacgaaaaaaataatccattaataatttcattaacgTATGCACGGGTAATGCACTTGAATGTTTTAACAATCGTTTTCATCGCTTTTACATCGCGTATTGATCTACGTTgggacaaaaaatatttataaaagggGCCTAAACAAAAAGTCTCAATCACGTTGATCATAcggtaaaagttataaattagtGTTAAATAATAGATGGCTTAATATTGCGACAGAGCgatcaatattaataatcgtTCGATAAATACACaatatccattttatttttacatattgactgtagaaataaaacattgaaatttgATGTATAACCGTCAAGGGATCATCTATATAAATGCGGAAAAGCCGGGATATGGAAAATTTGATCGCTATGAGCTGGAAAATAGAGGGTAGCGAAGGATAGACGGAatgaaagagtgagagagaaagagacagaccGACCGACAGACAGACGGACaaatagagagagatagaggGAGGAGGATAGAAAGAAGAGGGAGGGCCGACATCTGTCtcttacacacgcacacatgtttaaatttgaataaatcatATGTTGCAACGCGCGTCCTTTGTTATCTTTAATTTCCGCCATGTTACATTTATGACAAAAATCTCGCGGAAACAGATTTACAGGCGGATTGTAAAACGGACCATGTCAATACAATGCGCGATCTCGATAATTCGATACTAATTAATATACGGAGATATATTATCGGATTATCGAGATATTGGGATTACGAGATACGCAGCGTGTGACCACGAATTTGAGGATCCATTATTTCAATATGCAGTAAATTTAAGAGACAGGGAGACGGGAATTCATTGTTAGGACACGTAAAGTACCGTAGAATCGCTTTGGATCACGGCCTTTGTAATCACGGCCTTTACGATCTATtcgaaaataactttttttttcagcgaAGATATTAAGAAATCGCATCGTCGCGCCTTCGATTTATATGGCAATAAATCTTTGCGGATTATCGACGATACAGAAGGCATCTCTATAAGTTATTTTTACACCGTCTGTATATCTGTATGTCATAAATTTCTTAGTTAacatatagattttattttctttttttttttgatcgaCGTGACGCAGCCTGTCAACTCACTATGATTATTTGAAcaaacagttaaaaaaaacgaaacattattattaaatgaaaatgagAAGAAAGCGcagattttacattaatattagaGAAGAAAGAAGATAGAAAGGACGAAACAGATATTGTCAATGTCAATTAGCAGttaataatctttaaatatctTTTCCTAATTTTCTTTCCGACAGGAAGTCGCATCCAGATTAATCGCATCTCTATTCTGATTATTTATATCTCGTAATCCAAACAGCTGCCGATAATCCGATAATATTTCTCCATATATTAACCAGTATCGaatcatcaaaaatatttcattgcagtACGAAACAGTAGATGGGATCGAATAATTAATCCTTCATGAAATTAAAGAAGcaaaatctctattttattattaatatccgAACGTAAACGAAAATGTATTTCTACATGTACGTATGTTGTAAATTTCTCATGAATAAGtccaataattcttttattccaAAGTCTACTAGCATAATCTGgacattaatcaaattttatttccgtTGCGACTTCACATTTTCGTCGTTTCATTAGCGACGattattttaatggaatataagAATCGATCAAAACACAATTGATTCACGTATTTTAAGTATAGTTGGACATACATTTAGGATTCTTCGGATATAGAACACCGAACAAAACAACAACCAAAAAAAAACTCGCTCGAGGTCGGGAAATTCGGAGAATCAGCGAACTTGTCCCATTCCGCGAAATCACCGAACGTTTGTACGTACACAGCGCGAAATAACAAAACGGTATTCAGCGGGAGATCTgtacttctttaatttaataaaatgtaacatttatcGTTTTGCCAGCCgtagattttattaatcatCGTATATGGAATGCCGTTTCCTCGACGTCGTATCTCTGAGAGAACGCAATGTGCGTAACTGAAAAAGTACGATAACGTTTTTAACGTTTTTCCCCGAGTAAAAAACTCTTTCTGCTTTACTCAAACGTAAGAAATCTAGAGATGGAATTAGAAAAGTCAGATCGcttttcgtttttaatttttcacgtcttttagttttatttgaaatattaaatatgtataatatatctaACATACGAGTTCCTTCTAATGTCCGACTTTAAATATTTGGAAtaatgctattttttatttgcttttcgAGTACTCTTTGTTCTTCAACACCTTACTTTTCtgatttttaacttttcgcTAATTTACTGTGTTCCAAGAGACATAAACACATCACAAAAACTGAAATATGCTTTTGTAGAAGAATGATACTAGGTTAACATGATACATATGATACATATATGATACATATCACATTGTTCGATtatcgcaaaatagttttgtaTTTTGGGGCCCAATTACACTATACGTAATTTGATTTGGAAACCTGTGTAATACTGAGACCCTACAAGTGTGTTACGTAGAAAATTCACCACGTGATACATACGTATTGTATTGTTAGAATgcaatgaataatattatatcattcGTACAGTAG harbors:
- the LOC105200107 gene encoding DNA polymerase interacting tetratricopeptide repeat-containing, protein of 47 kDa — encoded protein: MQQAGDKVDEKKKIWTEQERLELAAKLDAELDEYINSLERKSYAEGWPEDRWQEEMEKHPFFMKKPPEPGDELSPLMEGLQQLKYGEDENTPEELANNYKEDGNFNYKYKKYRLAILSYTEGIRTKCKDNDLMAQLYNNRAAAHFMLQNYRSCLNDCKLALKFKPQYPKALSRAATCSFHIKDYDQCIDLCDQFLEHSPTDKTILKLKSDAVIARERLRRDKRKQEKAEKKLDKEDVRLLEMISQKGISLELTDDKQKLELRDLEPQVPEIAQSRVHFDEKNRLVWPVMIVYPETQQIDFIQNFHEDTLLIEQLIELFEEPPEWDTKHRYTVENINVYFEGKYKRSVHKADIQLTLGEILQDKQFVIRGGTPAFLLLVKSSEAEKRFLANY